The genome window CGACCGGATACGACAACTGCTGCGAAATGGAAGTCGACGGCAAGCTCGTCACCCGTCCGGAAGTGCAGCATGCAGAACTCAACGCCATTGCGAAGCTCGCTGAAAACGGCTACTCCTCAAAGGGCGCGGCAATCTTCATTACGCACAGTCCCTGCATCCACTGCGCGCTCCTCATTCAGAAGTGCGGCATTTCCCAGGTCTACTATCACGAGCTCTACCGGAGCCGCGAAGGTCTCGAATTTCTCGAGCGAGCCGGTATTGAAGTCCATCAGCTCTGAAAAAAACGGAATCCCCATTTGCGAAGGGATTCCGTTTTTTCCGGACCGTCAGAAGGGTCACGTTTCTACTGACGCGAGTGAAGCGCTATCAGCCGAGATGACGCAGCACCATGTTTTCGAAAACGTTGACGCCGAGCTTGAGAAGCGAATCATCAAAATGCATCGTCGCCGCGTGGAGCCCCGGCGTCGCGCCCACGCCGACGCCGAAGTAGGCGGCCTTCATTTCGGGGCGATGGAGCTTATAGAAGTGGAAGTCCTCGCCGCCGCCTCCGCAGTCGTGAGCGAGATTTTCTTCGCCCGCAGTCTCGCGGATCGCATCTGCAACCTCTGCGGTGAAGTCGTCGTCGTACCAGCAGGCCGGGCATAAGGAATTTCGAATCAGCTTTCCCTTTGCGCCGAAGGCTGCCGCAGTGCCGTTCACAACCTCTTCCATGCGCTTCAACAGCGCATCCATCAAGTCGTTCGTCTGCGCACGAACGTCGAAGGTAATGCGGGCCTTATCGGGAACCGTATTGGTTGCTCCCGCGTCGGCATGAATCTGCGTGGCCTTGGACGACCATGACATCTTCGGATCAAGCCAGATCGCCTGAACGCCCTCGATGACGGCGCAGGAAACATCAATCGCGTTGATGCCGAGATGCGGCCGCGAGGCGTGAGCACCGCGGCCCTCAATTTCGACAAAGACGGTAGCGGAAGCCGTGTGGCGGACTGCCGGGCAAAGCTTCCCTGCAGGCACATCCTGAATCGGGCGAATATGAGCGCCGAGGATCATGTCCACGTCGTCGATGACGCCCGCCCTGATCATTTCGGGAGCACCCTCGATCGTTTCCTCGGCAGGCTGGAAGAGGAGCTTCAGCGTGCCGCGGCGGACATTGTCCTTCAGGCGGCTTGCCGCTGCAAGCAGCATTGCCGTGTGGCCGTCGTGCCCGCAGGCGTGAATGCAGCAGGGCTTGCCGTCAATTACGAAAGGAAGCGCATCCATATCCGCACGAAGCATCATCACGGGACCGGGTTCCTTGCCGCGAATGATGCCGAGAACCCCGGTTGTTCCGCCCACATTGCGGTGGGTCTCAATCCCGAGTGCTTCAAGCTTCTCTGCAACATACGCGGCGGTCTTCTCTTCATGGAGCGCAAGTTCGGGCATCTCGTGAAGTTCGCGGCGAAGCGCCTGGGGATCATAAATCTCTGCCATAAGGAATACTCTGAAAGGAATAGTTGATGCACCTCACGCGCATCATTCTCAAGCGGGGGAAAGGAACTGCATAATCTCTTCTTTCCCGCGCCGCAGCTTTTCTGCGTGCGGTCCCTTTTGCTTTATACGCTTTTTTCCCGGTCAGAGACATGCCGAACGCTTCTACACCCGCGGGACGAGACAGAATGTCGCGCTTGAAAGACATCCCGAGACTTCGCGAGGAAGCGGAAACCATCCGCGTCATGACGGGCGAATACTGCGCACACTTTCACGGCACGGACGGGAAGAACCTCTGCCCGGCGTGCAGGGAATTTCTTGCCTACGCCCTCAAGCGCCTCGCCTGCTGCCCCTACGGCGGCGAAAAACCCGTCTGCGGGAAATGCAAAATCCATTGCTATAAGCCAGCGGAGCGCGAAACCGCGAGAAGCATCATGCGCTGGGCAGGCCCGCGCCTCATGTGGACGCATCCGAAGATGGCCTTCATTCACCTTCTGGATCTGAGGCGGGAAGCCCCGGAAAAGCCCCGCAACAAGGCGGCCAAGTCCTGAACGTCCGGTTTTTTGAAATGCTTCTTCTGATTCTTCCGATCCTCGCCCATGCGCTCATGACCGCGCACCTCCTCTTCAACGGCTTCGGCATCTGGTCCTTTGCGCCGCTTCTCGCGGTGATCCCGCTCTTCATCCGGCGCCCCGCAATGATCCGGCTCGAAAGCTTGCTCCTCCTCCTATGGGGTGCGGAATGGCTTCGCGCGGACTATGCGCTCGTCATGCGCCGCATGGCCTGGGGAGAGCCGTGGGTTACCGCCGCCCTCATTCTCGGCGCCGTCGCCCTCTTTTCCTTCCTCTCGGCGTTCGTTTTCAAAGCACCGAAACTGCAGCGCTTCTACAGAAAATAACCATATTTTTCAATGTAAAACAATAAGATCTATCGTTTCTACTCAGGGCGACCATTTGTCGACATGATGTAACAATTTGTATCTGCAGTTTGACTCTAAGGACATCTATCTATAAAGTCTCGACAATTTGTGCTGAGGAAACGCAGTCATGCGTACCCGGCTAATTCGTGAGGTTTTCTCCAATCAAAATCCCCCACTGGAAGGAGACAAGTCAATGTCCACGACTGACAACGCCCCTCTGACGATCCGCGACATGATCGAGCCCGCGATCAAGGCCGCCGGCGGCTGGGTCAATACCCATGCGCATGCCGACCGCGCCTACACCCTTTCGCCCGACGTGCTTGAAATGCGCCGCACCTGCACGCTGCAGCAGAAATGGGACGCGCTCGACCGCCTGAAGCGCGAATCGACGGAAGAAGATTTCTACCGCCGCTTCTCCATCTTCTTCGAAAATCAGATCGCTCAGGGCGTCACGGCGCTTGCGACCTTCGTCGACATTGACCCGCAGTCCGAAGACCGCGCCATCAAGGCCGGCATCCGCGCCCGCGAACACTACAAGGACCAGCTCACGGTCAAGTTCGCCAACCAGACGCTCAAGGGCGTGATTCATCCGGAAGCCCGCAAGTGGTTCGACATCGGCGCCGAACTCGTGGACATCATCGGTGCGCTTCCGAAGCGCGATGAACGCGACTACGGCAAGGGCGACGAAGCCTTCGACATCATCCTTTCGACGGCCAAGCGCCTCAACAAGATGGTTCACGTGCACGTCGACCAGTTCAACGAATCCCTCGAATACGAAACCGAGCAGCTCTGCGAAAAGACGATCGAGCACGGCATGGAAGGACGCGTCGTCGCCATTCACGGCATCTCGATCGGCGCGCACTCGAAAGCCTACCGCCAGCGTCTCTACGCGCTCATGAAGAAGGCGGGCGTCATGATGATTGCCTGCCCGACCGCCTGGATCGATACGCCGCGCTCCGAAGAGCTCGTTCCGATGCACAACTCCATGACCCCGGTCGACGAACTCGTTCCCGCCGGCATCACGGTTGCGCTCGGCACGGACAATGTCTGCGACGCCATGGTTCCCTGGAATGCCGGCGACATGTGGCACGAAATGACGACCCTTGCCACGGGCTGCCGCTTCGACTACTTCGATGAACTCGTGAAGATCGCTACGGTGAACGGCCGCAAAGTGATCGGCATCGATTAACACCCATCGTGACCTGGAGCCAAATAGAAAATGTACGTTTCACCCATCGCCAATGACATTCTCGCCGGCCACCTGATCAACTACGGTGCCGTTTCCTTCATGACGGATGCGCCGATGCGCCTCAAGTCGGGCCTCGTCACGCCGATCTACGTCGACAACCGTTCGCTCACGGGCCATCCGGACGCCTGGCGCGACATCATTGAGACCACGTGCTCGCGCATCGCGCAGCTCGGCCTCAAGTTCGACATCATCGCGGGCGTTGAAGGCGCGGGCGTCTCCCACGCCGCCGCGCTTGCCTATCGTCTCGGCAAGCCCTCGATCTTCGTGCGTCAGCGCGCCAAGACCTACGGCGACCACAGCCGCGTTGAAGGCACTTCGGTGAAGGGCAAGCGCGTCCTCATCATCGAAGACCACATCTCCACGGGTCTTTCGCTCCTCTCCGCCGTCGAAGGCCTCAAGGTCGAAGGCGCGATCGTTGAGGACTGCCTTGCGATCACGAGCTTCGGCATCGATGAGACGACGAAGCTCTTCGAGAAGGAAAACGTCACCTGCCACGAACTTCTCGACTTCACGCTCGTGCTCGAGAAGGCCGTTGAAGTGGGCAAGATCGACGACGCGAAGAAGATGCTCCTCATCGACTGGCTTGCGAACCCCTGGACCTGGGCGGCTCGCAACGGCCTCACGCCGACGGGCAATGAAAACTGATAGAGACGCTTCCTAGCGATCTTCATTCGGAACCGCTGCTGATTCCTCATCGGACCGGCAGCGGTTTTCTTTTGCGCATTCCCGTGTCGGAAAAGTCGCAAAATGACTTTTCTGCAAGCATTGGATGCACTATCGGCGCGCTAAAATTTTCTTTTGCATCCTGTTCCTTCACCGGCTTCGCTTTTTTCTCCCCCACCATTCATGAAGTACCTCATCGTTGACGACCACGCCCTCATCACGGGCGCCCTTTCGCTGATGCTTGAAGACCGCGACCCGGAGGCGGAGGTCCACACAGCCGCTACCGCCCGCGAAGCGCTTGATCTCGTGAATCGCGAGGGCGATGCCGATCTCCTCATCCTGGACCTCTCAATGCCGGACGTCACCGGCACGGAACTCATGGAAGAGATCGTCCGCATGCAGCCGATGCTCAAAATCCTGGTCGTTTCGGGGCTCGCCGACCAGGAGAGCATCATGCGCGTGCTTCAGCTCGGCGCCGCCGGTTTTGTGCCGAAGTCGCTCGACACCGAAATGCTCGGAAACGCCATTGACTTCGTGCTGAAGGGAGGCGTCTTCATCCCGTCGAAGCTCCTCACGGAATCCCAGAGGGTCGGGTTCTTCACCCGCACGGCGGCGCACCTGAAGTCGAGCGCTGAAGAGCCCGTGCACCTTACCGAACGCCAGAAGGACGTGCTTGCGCTCCTCGCTCAGGGCGCCCCCATCAAGCGCATCTGCCGCGAACTCGATCTCTCCGAAGGCACCGTGAAGACCCATGTTGCGGCGATCTATCGCGCATTCGGCGCTTCAAACCGCACGGAGGCGCTTCTTGCCGCGAGGCGCGCCGGGTTCGACATTGACCTGTGACGCGCTTGAGGCCAATTAAATCCTTTAAAAGACCTTACGCTCCCGGAGCGTCCGGCTGAGCTTCCTCAGCACGCGCAACTGAAATTGCAGCGGGTTCAACGCTTGCGGCAGCGCGCGCAATCGCGGCATTCAGCGCGACATCGGATGCGGGCTTCTGAAGGATGACGGGCATTCCTTTCGGAACCGGCTTTCCCGACTGCTTTCTCTCCCGATAATCGGCTTCAATCAGATCTCGCGCCACGGCAGTAAGAAGAACCGTCGGTATTTCCGCGCCGAGGCCGGCCTCAAGAAGGCCGGCCGCAGCCAGTCCCGTCACCTCGCCGTCTCCGAGGTTGTAGTCGGAAAGGAGAATCAGCCGTCCCCTGCGGGCACGCAGATCCTTCACCCGCTCAAGGAGGTCGTCCGCCCACGCTTCCGCGGCAATCACTTCCGCACCCCAGCTCGCGAGCTTGGCGCAGAGCGCTTCCTTGACGAAGGGATTGTCCTCGAGAAGAAGCGCTGCACCCTCAAGCCGCTCGATCAATTCGCTCGGCGGCGTGGCTTTCTCAAGGTACTTCACCTGCTCGCTCTCGTCGAGATTGAGGCCGAGCCGGAAAACGCTCCCCCGCCCCGGGTGCGAGCCGATCGAGAGATCAATGCCGAGCTGCCGGCAGATGCCCTTCACAATGGAGAGGCCGAGCCCAAAGCCGTCGCCGGGATTGCGCTTCCCGGCGGCCCCGCGGTAGAAGGTTTCAAATATCCGCCTCTTTTCTTCCGCCGTCAGACCCGGTCCTGCGTCGTAGACGCCGAGCGTCACGCGCGAGCGCCCGATCCGGCGCGCAGCCACCACCACTTCGGCTCCGGGCTTCTCGGTATAGCGGATGGCATTCGTGATCAGATTCTGCAATGCCCGGCGAAGCATGAGCCGGTCCGTGGTAACGGTCGCCGATATCGGCCGAACGCGAAGCCTCAGGCCTTTCTGTCGCGCAACCGGCCCGAATTCGCGCTCAATATCGGAAAAAAGCTCCGGAATGGAAATGGCTTCCGGGTGCAGCTCAAGGCGCCCGAACTCCATGCGCGTCACTTCCAGAACCTGCTCGACCAGGGTCGAGATCGAACTTGAGGTTCTTGTGATCTGCTCGATCACGGGCGCCGTCTGAGGCGTCGCCCGGCGCTTGAGGATGTCGAGAAAAATCCCCATCGCCTGCAGGGGCTGCCTCAGGTCATGATTCGCGGCAGCAAAGAACTGCGCGCGCCGCTCGCTTTCCTGCTGCGTTTTCCGGCGCGCGGCTTCAGAGCGCGAAACTTCGACCTTGAGCCGCTGCACGAGCCGCTCGTTCTGGTCGTCGTTCAGAATGGCCGAGAGCATCATCTCGTTGAGCCTGCGCCCGGAATAGAGCACGAACCCCGTGACGACAAGGAGAATGAGCGCCATGATGGTCTGCGAAATGCCGTACTGGGCGGCAACGGAAACCGTCACGGGCGCGAGCGACAGGAGCGTGAAGGCGGTTAGCGACGGCATCCAGCAGGAATAGACGGGCCAGCTCGCAAAAGTAACGGCAACGATCACCGCCACCACAACCACCTGATAGATCCCGGACTGAGGGAGCATCAATGCTGCGCCTGCGCCGCCCCAGATCAGTCCAGCGCTCGAAGCAAGAATCGTCCACCGTCGGATCCAGAGCCGAACGCGTTCCGCTTTTCTCGGATCCCGCCAGAAGGAGCGCACGAAAGCGAGCGAAATCCAGAGCTGCAGCAGCCCGAAAACCGCCCAGACGATCAGCCCCGATCTCGGCGCCTCGGTCGACCAGAAGGCGGCGGCGATGCCCGCCATGCCGATGAACTGAGCGGCAAGCGCTACCGGATAGAGCTTGAGCGATGTGAGAAAGAGCTTCACGAGCGTGCGAGCGGTAATGCTGCGCGAGGTCGGCAGGCTCATGAATGCCCTGAGAAAGTCGAAGATCGATCGGCGCGAAGCGAGCGTCATGACGGCATGCTCCAGGTGAGCGCGGCACTTGAGCCTTCGAGCACGAATTCCGCCGGAAGCCCCACGGGGAGCGTCGCCTTTCTCTCAATATGACCGAAGGGGAGCCCCGTCGCCATCGGAATGCTCTGCGGGAGCCGCGAGCGGATATAGCTCAGCGTGCGCGCCAGCGTCTGGTCGCCCTCGAAGCGCACGGCGTCGTCCGCATTCGTAAAGGCGCCCAGAAGTATCGCCTTCTGCTTATGGAGAATCCCGGCCTCAAGGAGCGTGAGGAGCATTCGTTCAACGCGATAAGCCGCTTCGCCCACGTCTTCGAGAAAGAGGATGCCGCCCTCTGTTTCCCGCTCCGGGAACCAGGGCGTGCCGAGAAGACTCTCAATGAGGCAGAGATTGCCGCCCCAGAGCGTGCCGACCGCGCGGAACTTCGCGCTTCCTCCGCCAAGCAGGGCGGGATCAGCTTCCCAAACGAGCGGACCGGGATTTTCGCCAAAAACGACGCGGAAGCGCTCCACCATAAAGGGATCGGGATTCGCAAAGCTCATCAGCATCGGCCCCTGCCAGGAAAAGCGCCCGGTCTTCGCAAGAAGCGCAAGATTGAAGGCTGTAAAGTCGGAAAAACCCACTGCGGGCACCCGGGCTGAAGCGATTTTGTCCCAGTCGAGAAGGTGAAGCACTTGCGTCATGCCGTAGCCGCCGCGAAGCGGCATCACGAGGTCGGCATCCGTCGATAGAAGCGCCGTCTCGAAATCGCGCGCGCGGACTTCGTCCGTTCCGGCAAAGCGCGCCGTCTGCTCGAAAACGCCCCCCATGAGGGTCGGAATCATGCCGAGCGATTCGATGGAGGCAATGGCCTTTTCGCGCCGTTCATGATCGATCTCTCCCCCTCGCGTGAGGACCTGGTAGGAAGGCGCCGGGATGATCACGCGGCGGGGAGGCTCAAAAGGCTTCAAAGCGCCGGAATCTGCTTGCTTCGTCATGACTGGGTTTTCTCCTTTCTTCTGCGGGCAAAAAAGTCCCGCATGAGCGCTTCGCCTTCCTCGCCGAGGACGCCGCCTTCAATCACGGGACGGTGATTGACGCCCGGAATGTCAAAGAGCCGGAAGGCGCCGGCAAGCGCTCCCCGGCGCGGGTCTCCGGCGCCATAAACGATCCTCGCGCACCGGGCTTCAGAGATTGCTCCCGCGCACATGGGACAGGGTTCCAAGGTCACGTAGAGCGTCGTCTGCGTGAGCCGGTGATTGCCTGCGGCAGAAGCCGCGCGCCTTAAGGCCAGCACCTCGGCGTGTGCTGTCGGGTCGCCCGTTCTGAGCGTTTCGTTGCCGCCTTTTCCAAGGACGCGGCCGTCCTCAACCACAACCGCACCCACCGGGATTTCGCCCGCTTCTGCGGCCTTGCGGGCCTCTTCGAGCGCGAGCTTCATAAAGCGGACGTCTTCCTCGGGATTCCCGGAGGGGCGCTTCGGCGCATTCGCCTCGCGGTTCTTCTTCTGCAGGGTTTCCTTCATCCGTGCGCGGCGCTCTTCGAGAATCACGCGCGCGGCTTCAAGGTCGTCGAGAAGTCTCGCAGCGGTGACGCCCGGGCGCGGCTCGAGCCGGATGTTGGCGGCGCCGTCCTGCGCTTCAACGAACCCTTCCGCCTTCGCGGCATCGAGCAGCTCTTGAGGGGAGGCCTTAAGCCAGTCGCCCGGGCCCGAAAGGAAGTTCTTCAGAGACTCGAGAAGAGACCCGATGGAAGGATTTTTTCCGACCTCTCCCAGAAGCGCCGCACCGGCGACGATTCGGCGGTCTTTGGGGTCTGCTGCAATGAGGGAGCTCAGAGGAATTCCCCGGCGGATCGAGAGCTCCGTAAAGCGTTCAATGTCGCTGATGGAAAAATCGGGATTGAAGAGCACGTACATCAGTGGCGTCTGGTCTCAAAAGTGGTTTTCCGTGCCGGCCATTTTACGTCCGCAGGCTCTATCGTCTCGGCGCAACTTTCGGGTTTATCCTCAATGCGGAAATCTCTGGACTCCGTCCGAATTTCCGGCTGTCCCGAAGAGGAGCCTCTCTTTTTTCGGTTTGCAATGCGTTAGTGTTGACACTTTCCCGGCCTCTGATGCCCGGGAACCCGGAAAAGAATCATCGATCAACTACAAAAAGCCCAAGAGGAGAAGTGCATGACGACCGGCGAACATTCCGAACCCAGCCAGGAGCTTGAGGAATTTCAGTCGTCCATGCCGCAAGCGGCGCTCTTCTCGGACCTCGAGGTCCTGCCCGGCGGCGAAGGCTTTTGCTTCAGCGGCATGCGCATTCTCGGCGCCCTTTCGATGGAGCCGATGCCCTCCGGGGCGCCCCTCTGCTTCATCAACTGCGCGCTCGAAAACGACCGCATGCTTACAGTTGTCCTCGAGAAAAGCGACTGTGAGTCTCCGGATTTTTACCGGCTCGTCAACTCACTCCCCTTTGAATCCGAGGGAGAGAATCCTGATGAGGCCGACCCCGTGGAAGCGCTCGCGCTTCGTGCTGAACGCATTGACCGGCTCGCCGGCTGCCTGAAAGCCGCAGAGTCGCTTTCTCATCGGCTCCCGACTTCTCTCGTCAGAGACACAAACGCTTCTCTTCTCGAAGAAATCCGAACCCTTTGCGCGAATAGCGGCCTCAAGAACCGTCTCTTCGACCTCCCAGTCGCAAGCGTTCCCTACGGTCCGAGATGCATTCCTGCCTCAGGCCTTGGCTCTGATGAGAAGGAAGACATGCGGGAACCCATCCAATTCGTCTCGCCCTGCTTCTCGGGGCTCTCTGAAGGCCGCCCCGTCATGCTCATCCGCACCACAATGAGCGACGAGAGAAAGGTCCTCCTCTGGATACGCGGCGAAGAAGACTTTCCCGTGCTTTCGAGCCGCTTTATGGGCTGGGAAGAGAATGAGCGCGAGGCCTGGTGCTCTCAGATGCGCTCACGGCTTCAAAGCGCGGCCCGATGCCTGCGCAAGCCTCATCATGCGCCGCTTGCGCAGCTTGCCGTCATGCTTTGCGAGCACGCGGAAAGCCTTTTCGACCTGATGCCTGACGAACCCGCCCCGGCTTCTCCCGGCCATCGCCAGATTCTCAGGGGAGAAGCGGCATCCAAAGCCTGGAACACAGCGCTCGAGGGACTCTTCTCACTATTTGCAGCCGTTGACGATACGGTCCGAAACAAACTAAACCTCTTCCAGAGAGAGGCCATCTCTTCTCCTTTCTGAGAAGCGCTCTAAACTCAATCTCCCAAAATGCTTTATTCGAAAAGGGGAGATCCGTTGTGAGACGCGCTTCAACCGTCCTTATCCTGGCGCTCGGCGCCATTCTTGCCGCCGGCGCCGGTGCTTCGCAAGCCTCTGAAGCGAGCGATGCGCTTGCCGACTGTCTCTACAAAAACACGTCCCAGGCCGACCGCAATGCCTTTGTGCAGTGGGCCTTCGTCACCATCGGGAAGGCGGAAACCGCCAAAGCCGTCGCGGAAATCCCGCAGGCAAAGACCCGCCAGGTTGAAAAGAACGCTCAGGCGGTGCTTACCCGCATCGTTCTCAAAAGCTGCTCCAAGCCCGCGATGAACGTGCTCATGACGGACCCGAAGAAGGGGCTTGAGAACACGCTCACGAGCCTAGCCTACAAGCTTGCGGCCGATGAGGTCGCCAAGCGCACGTCGCCCGTTCTCAACCTCACGATCACGGACCTCCTCAATTCGTCCGTCACGAATCTTCTGAAGCGGTGATGCTTCCTCGATAGGGAACTCAGTAAAAAGAAGAGCTCCCCCGGGTGAATCCCTCAGGAAGCTCTTCTTGTTCAGATCTTCAGGCGCCCCAGGCGCGACTCAGGAACCGGCGCCGGGATCTTCCGGCGCCTTATGCGCTTCGTCCCAGGCGGCCTGCATTTCGATCCAGGGTGCCGATCCGGTGCCGAAAATGGTCCCGGCCGTCACCGCCATTTCTCGCGTCATGGGGGCCTTCCCTTCGAGAACCGCGAGGAAGGCGTCCCTTGAGAGACCAAACCAGCCGGCGGCGGCAGAGAGCTCCGTATCCTCCAGAATCTGGGCGAGCACTTCGCCCGGATGCTGGAGCTTCTGAGATTGCCCGCGCCCTTTGGGCGATTTTCCTCGACCGGCCATGCTTTATCGGGCTCCCTCGAGGATGGCTTCAACATCTTCAGCGGCGAGCGGCTTCAGATGCCCCACCGGCCCCTTTCGGCAGCAGTGGCGCGCAATCGCGTCGATCGGGCATTCGGCGGCGCCCAAGGCCGCGAGCGTCGTCGGCATGCGCATGAGCTGGAGCCAGCCGATGAACTTCGCAATGCCGAGCTCAATCGTTGCGCGGTCATCCGCCTGCGGCTCAACGCCCATCACCTTGACGGCGAAGGACACGAAGCGCTCAGGCGCCATCGGCGACACGTAGCGCATCCAGGCCGGGATCACCACTGCAAGACCGCAGCCATGCGTGATGCTTTCGTTCCATCCTGAAATTTCATGCTCGATTGCATGGCAGGCCCAGTCCTCCTCGCGCCCGAGACCAAAGTAGCCGTTGTGGGCAAACGTACCCGCGAGGCCGATCTGACACCAGGAATCGTAGTCGTCGGGCTTT of Sutterella faecalis contains these proteins:
- a CDS encoding deoxycytidylate deaminase; the protein is MDIIKDNKMYMQIAQIAAERSYAKRLRVGCVIVKNHSIISFGWNGMPTGYDNCCEMEVDGKLVTRPEVQHAELNAIAKLAENGYSSKGAAIFITHSPCIHCALLIQKCGISQVYYHELYRSREGLEFLERAGIEVHQL
- a CDS encoding amidohydrolase, with the translated sequence MAEIYDPQALRRELHEMPELALHEEKTAAYVAEKLEALGIETHRNVGGTTGVLGIIRGKEPGPVMMLRADMDALPFVIDGKPCCIHACGHDGHTAMLLAAASRLKDNVRRGTLKLLFQPAEETIEGAPEMIRAGVIDDVDMILGAHIRPIQDVPAGKLCPAVRHTASATVFVEIEGRGAHASRPHLGINAIDVSCAVIEGVQAIWLDPKMSWSSKATQIHADAGATNTVPDKARITFDVRAQTNDLMDALLKRMEEVVNGTAAAFGAKGKLIRNSLCPACWYDDDFTAEVADAIRETAGEENLAHDCGGGGEDFHFYKLHRPEMKAAYFGVGVGATPGLHAATMHFDDSLLKLGVNVFENMVLRHLG
- a CDS encoding nitrous oxide-stimulated promoter family protein, which codes for MSRLKDIPRLREEAETIRVMTGEYCAHFHGTDGKNLCPACREFLAYALKRLACCPYGGEKPVCGKCKIHCYKPAERETARSIMRWAGPRLMWTHPKMAFIHLLDLRREAPEKPRNKAAKS
- a CDS encoding amidohydrolase family protein, with amino-acid sequence MSTTDNAPLTIRDMIEPAIKAAGGWVNTHAHADRAYTLSPDVLEMRRTCTLQQKWDALDRLKRESTEEDFYRRFSIFFENQIAQGVTALATFVDIDPQSEDRAIKAGIRAREHYKDQLTVKFANQTLKGVIHPEARKWFDIGAELVDIIGALPKRDERDYGKGDEAFDIILSTAKRLNKMVHVHVDQFNESLEYETEQLCEKTIEHGMEGRVVAIHGISIGAHSKAYRQRLYALMKKAGVMMIACPTAWIDTPRSEELVPMHNSMTPVDELVPAGITVALGTDNVCDAMVPWNAGDMWHEMTTLATGCRFDYFDELVKIATVNGRKVIGID
- a CDS encoding orotate phosphoribosyltransferase — its product is MYVSPIANDILAGHLINYGAVSFMTDAPMRLKSGLVTPIYVDNRSLTGHPDAWRDIIETTCSRIAQLGLKFDIIAGVEGAGVSHAAALAYRLGKPSIFVRQRAKTYGDHSRVEGTSVKGKRVLIIEDHISTGLSLLSAVEGLKVEGAIVEDCLAITSFGIDETTKLFEKENVTCHELLDFTLVLEKAVEVGKIDDAKKMLLIDWLANPWTWAARNGLTPTGNEN
- a CDS encoding response regulator transcription factor, translated to MKYLIVDDHALITGALSLMLEDRDPEAEVHTAATAREALDLVNREGDADLLILDLSMPDVTGTELMEEIVRMQPMLKILVVSGLADQESIMRVLQLGAAGFVPKSLDTEMLGNAIDFVLKGGVFIPSKLLTESQRVGFFTRTAAHLKSSAEEPVHLTERQKDVLALLAQGAPIKRICRELDLSEGTVKTHVAAIYRAFGASNRTEALLAARRAGFDIDL
- a CDS encoding hybrid sensor histidine kinase/response regulator — protein: MTLASRRSIFDFLRAFMSLPTSRSITARTLVKLFLTSLKLYPVALAAQFIGMAGIAAAFWSTEAPRSGLIVWAVFGLLQLWISLAFVRSFWRDPRKAERVRLWIRRWTILASSAGLIWGGAGAALMLPQSGIYQVVVVAVIVAVTFASWPVYSCWMPSLTAFTLLSLAPVTVSVAAQYGISQTIMALILLVVTGFVLYSGRRLNEMMLSAILNDDQNERLVQRLKVEVSRSEAARRKTQQESERRAQFFAAANHDLRQPLQAMGIFLDILKRRATPQTAPVIEQITRTSSSISTLVEQVLEVTRMEFGRLELHPEAISIPELFSDIEREFGPVARQKGLRLRVRPISATVTTDRLMLRRALQNLITNAIRYTEKPGAEVVVAARRIGRSRVTLGVYDAGPGLTAEEKRRIFETFYRGAAGKRNPGDGFGLGLSIVKGICRQLGIDLSIGSHPGRGSVFRLGLNLDESEQVKYLEKATPPSELIERLEGAALLLEDNPFVKEALCAKLASWGAEVIAAEAWADDLLERVKDLRARRGRLILLSDYNLGDGEVTGLAAAGLLEAGLGAEIPTVLLTAVARDLIEADYRERKQSGKPVPKGMPVILQKPASDVALNAAIARAAASVEPAAISVARAEEAQPDAPGA
- a CDS encoding S66 peptidase family protein, whose product is MTKQADSGALKPFEPPRRVIIPAPSYQVLTRGGEIDHERREKAIASIESLGMIPTLMGGVFEQTARFAGTDEVRARDFETALLSTDADLVMPLRGGYGMTQVLHLLDWDKIASARVPAVGFSDFTAFNLALLAKTGRFSWQGPMLMSFANPDPFMVERFRVVFGENPGPLVWEADPALLGGGSAKFRAVGTLWGGNLCLIESLLGTPWFPERETEGGILFLEDVGEAAYRVERMLLTLLEAGILHKQKAILLGAFTNADDAVRFEGDQTLARTLSYIRSRLPQSIPMATGLPFGHIERKATLPVGLPAEFVLEGSSAALTWSMPS
- the tadA gene encoding tRNA adenosine(34) deaminase TadA, giving the protein MYVLFNPDFSISDIERFTELSIRRGIPLSSLIAADPKDRRIVAGAALLGEVGKNPSIGSLLESLKNFLSGPGDWLKASPQELLDAAKAEGFVEAQDGAANIRLEPRPGVTAARLLDDLEAARVILEERRARMKETLQKKNREANAPKRPSGNPEEDVRFMKLALEEARKAAEAGEIPVGAVVVEDGRVLGKGGNETLRTGDPTAHAEVLALRRAASAAGNHRLTQTTLYVTLEPCPMCAGAISEARCARIVYGAGDPRRGALAGAFRLFDIPGVNHRPVIEGGVLGEEGEALMRDFFARRRKEKTQS
- a CDS encoding helix-turn-helix transcriptional regulator is translated as MAGRGKSPKGRGQSQKLQHPGEVLAQILEDTELSAAAGWFGLSRDAFLAVLEGKAPMTREMAVTAGTIFGTGSAPWIEMQAAWDEAHKAPEDPGAGS